One Vibrio pomeroyi genomic region harbors:
- the fruA gene encoding PTS fructose transporter subunit IIBC: protein MNITIITACPSGVANSIIAAGLLEQATKALGWNAAIECQSSVLPESPVSQDAIDSSDVVVIAANTNVNKARFVGKKVYQAAISECTADAKAFLEKAVAEATILDASQVEETVAVTGTSPATGSKKIVAITACPTGVAHTFMAAEALEAEGKRLGHQIKVETRGSVGAKNQLTDQEIADADLVIIAADIDVPLDRFNGKALYKTTTSPALKKTKQEMEKAFAEAKPYQHTASSNSAPADEKKGVYKHLMTGVSHMLPVVVAGGLIIALSFVFGIEAFKEEGTLAAALMTIGGGSAFALMIPVLAGFIAFSIADRPGLAPGLIGGMLASSTGAGFLGGIAAGFIAGYSAKFIADKVQLPQSMEALKPILIIPFIASLFTGLVMVYIVGGPVSGVMSAMTTFLNNMGTSNAILLGVILGAMMCFDLGGPVNKAAYTFGVGLLASQTYAPMAAIMAAGMVPALGMGLATFLVKDKFEAGEREAGKASFVLGLCFISEGAIPFAAKDPMRVIPACMAGGALTGALSMMFGAQLMAPHGGLFVLLIPGAISPVLMYLVAIAAGTAVTGFGYAALKKMSDSKVTAEA, encoded by the coding sequence ATGAATATTACCATTATCACAGCTTGCCCAAGTGGCGTAGCAAACAGCATCATCGCCGCAGGCTTGTTAGAGCAAGCGACAAAAGCACTGGGTTGGAACGCTGCTATTGAATGTCAATCAAGCGTGCTACCTGAATCTCCAGTATCACAAGACGCAATCGACAGCAGCGACGTTGTTGTTATCGCAGCTAACACAAACGTTAATAAAGCACGTTTTGTAGGTAAGAAAGTGTACCAAGCGGCTATCTCTGAATGCACTGCAGATGCAAAAGCATTTCTAGAGAAAGCGGTAGCAGAAGCAACAATACTAGACGCTTCTCAAGTTGAAGAAACGGTTGCAGTAACGGGTACGTCACCAGCAACAGGCAGCAAAAAGATCGTAGCGATTACCGCTTGCCCAACTGGTGTTGCACACACCTTTATGGCGGCTGAAGCGCTTGAAGCAGAAGGCAAACGCCTAGGTCACCAAATCAAAGTGGAAACTCGCGGCTCTGTAGGTGCGAAGAACCAACTGACAGACCAAGAAATCGCAGACGCTGATCTTGTTATCATCGCAGCGGACATCGATGTTCCACTGGATCGTTTTAATGGCAAAGCGCTGTACAAAACAACGACAAGTCCTGCTTTGAAGAAAACAAAGCAAGAGATGGAAAAAGCGTTCGCAGAAGCTAAACCATACCAACACACAGCTTCTTCAAATTCAGCGCCTGCTGACGAGAAGAAAGGCGTGTACAAGCACCTAATGACTGGTGTATCTCACATGCTTCCTGTGGTTGTTGCAGGTGGTTTGATCATCGCTCTTTCTTTCGTATTCGGTATCGAGGCGTTTAAAGAAGAAGGCACACTGGCAGCAGCACTGATGACTATCGGTGGTGGTTCTGCATTCGCACTGATGATTCCTGTTCTTGCTGGTTTCATTGCATTCTCAATTGCTGACCGTCCGGGTCTGGCTCCAGGTCTAATCGGCGGTATGCTGGCTAGTTCTACAGGTGCTGGTTTCCTAGGTGGTATCGCGGCGGGTTTCATTGCGGGTTACTCTGCTAAGTTCATTGCCGACAAAGTTCAACTTCCACAATCTATGGAAGCACTCAAGCCAATCCTGATCATTCCGTTTATTGCGAGTTTGTTCACTGGCTTGGTGATGGTTTACATCGTAGGTGGTCCTGTTTCTGGCGTGATGAGCGCGATGACGACTTTCCTAAACAACATGGGAACGTCTAACGCGATTCTTCTGGGTGTGATTCTTGGCGCAATGATGTGTTTCGACCTTGGTGGCCCTGTAAACAAAGCGGCTTACACATTCGGTGTTGGTCTACTGGCTTCGCAAACTTACGCACCAATGGCAGCTATCATGGCAGCAGGTATGGTTCCTGCGCTAGGTATGGGCCTTGCGACTTTCCTAGTGAAAGACAAGTTTGAAGCAGGCGAGCGTGAAGCAGGTAAAGCATCATTCGTTCTTGGCCTATGTTTCATCTCTGAAGGTGCAATTCCATTCGCAGCAAAAGATCCAATGCGTGTTATCCCAGCATGTATGGCAGGTGGTGCACTAACGGGTGCTCTATCAATGATGTTTGGTGCACAACTAATGGCTCCACACGGCGGTCTATTCGTACTACTGATTCCTGGCGCTATCTCTCCAGTACTTATGTACCTAGTGGCGATTGCAGCAGGTACAGCGGTAACAGGCTTTGGTTACGCTGCTCTTAAAAAGATGAGCGATTCTAAAGTGACTGCAGAGGCTTAA
- a CDS encoding helix-turn-helix transcriptional regulator gives MIDFIKDKDDSEAKRSNPIKSTETRASMPENKDRMTQQSKPDYQSVPGFKLVPEIALVESLPEHLQKRFSHALTLMHEEWGERRTWEEIATESAISPYHFHRQFTELFNETPGQYLSRVRLQIAVGLLINDEPWSVIEIAQYCGFSSSQSLGKALKRELGVTAKHIREMGYNATPKETADFIQRLAHPGVQSSMEKELVKSMPTELVWYPERGMQKLKLDDPDWDTVFEMYGQKSTQLMGTTPIKQMRNKWDDIDAEIGNWQVARDRYDKIVPEGYYLCSDVYLVSDVAYSTALEALFNAVKQQGLQLDVNGYLVEMIRHIDDDDVEGVTFSFQLPVLTVSDNE, from the coding sequence GTGATTGATTTTATAAAGGACAAAGACGATAGTGAAGCCAAGCGATCGAATCCAATCAAGTCGACAGAGACAAGAGCTTCTATGCCTGAGAACAAAGACCGTATGACGCAACAGAGTAAACCTGACTATCAATCAGTGCCTGGCTTTAAGCTGGTGCCTGAGATTGCGTTAGTGGAATCTTTACCTGAGCACCTTCAAAAACGCTTTAGTCATGCGCTTACTTTGATGCATGAAGAGTGGGGTGAACGTCGTACATGGGAAGAAATAGCCACCGAGAGCGCAATTTCTCCGTATCACTTTCATCGTCAATTTACTGAGCTATTTAATGAAACACCGGGTCAGTATTTGAGTCGCGTTCGATTACAAATCGCAGTGGGTTTGTTGATTAATGATGAGCCGTGGAGCGTGATTGAAATTGCTCAGTACTGTGGCTTCTCATCGTCACAGTCGTTAGGTAAGGCGCTTAAACGTGAATTAGGGGTTACGGCAAAGCATATTCGAGAAATGGGCTACAACGCGACACCTAAGGAGACGGCGGATTTCATTCAGAGATTGGCGCATCCAGGTGTGCAGTCTTCAATGGAAAAAGAATTGGTTAAGTCGATGCCGACCGAGCTGGTTTGGTATCCAGAACGCGGTATGCAGAAGCTCAAACTGGACGATCCTGATTGGGATACGGTGTTTGAGATGTATGGCCAAAAATCGACACAACTCATGGGCACCACACCAATAAAGCAGATGAGAAACAAGTGGGACGACATAGATGCCGAAATCGGAAACTGGCAAGTCGCCAGAGACCGTTACGACAAGATCGTTCCAGAAGGTTACTACCTATGTAGCGATGTTTATCTGGTTTCAGATGTGGCTTATAGCACGGCCTTAGAAGCGCTCTTTAATGCGGTTAAGCAGCAAGGTTTACAATTAGATGTGAATGGCTATTTGGTGGAGATGATTCGCCACATAGATGATGACGATGTGGAAGGAGTGACTTTCTCTTTCCAGCTACCTGTTTTGACCGTTTCAGATAACGAATAA
- a CDS encoding response regulator transcription factor — protein MSINALLIEDDSDLAEAIADYMELDGFEFDFAYNGSAGLNLALEGRYDIILTDINMPKMDGLDVCQSLRQQGVTTPILMLTARDTLQDKIAGFEVGSDDYLVKPFAMEELKVRLMALVRRAQGSVTSLSVADLKLDLDKHQAIRDGKLLKLSPVCWRMLVMLVRNSPNVVSKAKLEEAWEDEMPSSDSVKAHLFKLRQVVDAPFDSKLIHTVHGIGVVLHEEQS, from the coding sequence ATGAGCATTAACGCCCTGTTGATTGAAGACGACAGTGACTTGGCAGAAGCCATTGCAGACTATATGGAACTCGACGGTTTCGAATTCGATTTTGCTTACAATGGCAGCGCTGGGCTCAATCTTGCGTTAGAGGGGCGTTATGACATCATCTTAACGGACATCAACATGCCTAAAATGGACGGGCTTGATGTCTGCCAATCTCTTCGCCAGCAAGGCGTGACCACTCCGATTCTCATGCTGACGGCACGAGACACGTTACAAGACAAGATCGCAGGGTTCGAGGTCGGTTCGGATGACTATCTCGTGAAGCCTTTTGCGATGGAAGAACTCAAAGTACGGTTGATGGCATTAGTACGTCGTGCTCAAGGTTCCGTAACTTCATTGTCCGTGGCAGACCTCAAGCTCGACTTAGACAAGCATCAAGCCATTAGAGACGGCAAGCTGTTGAAGCTCTCCCCTGTTTGTTGGCGAATGCTCGTGATGTTAGTTCGAAACAGCCCTAACGTGGTAAGTAAAGCCAAGCTTGAAGAAGCCTGGGAAGACGAAATGCCAAGCTCTGACAGTGTAAAAGCGCACCTGTTTAAGCTTCGCCAAGTAGTTGATGCGCCCTTTGATTCAAAGCTGATTCACACGGTTCATGGCATTGGTGTTGTCTTACATGAGGAGCAGTCATGA
- a CDS encoding efflux RND transporter permease subunit, whose protein sequence is MSWMTKWFINNPVAANLLMMAIVISGVLAFGQLRVESFPQIAPSSISITVVYPGGTAQQIDESVTQRIEESISGIAGIKQITSQSSAGVSRVVVRKTSSTDLDKLLDDIRNQVNAINGFPVQAERPQVVRNEFTNLAAFVVLSGPRTDDELQPIAKQLEQALKKNPQISKVSNWGARTPQLVIEPVPDQLKALGLSLEDLARLVEQRSLESRSGELISDKGRMVIRGDGYADDLQKLNQLVVISGSNGKIHLGDIAKLSRGYQYSGSIVRNNGSNAIALLVSTSQTDNLLKVSEAISETLDSQRAILPSDIELNTMADMAPYIEEQLFRLSENAWQGLLIVLILLGIFLEIRLAFWVAMGIPIALTGTLAAMQLFNYSINDITLFGFILVLGVLVDDAVVVGEAIHEKRTGNAGHSGVQNINGSSDINGKTAAWQGVHSVSVATVFGVLTTIAAFSPMLWINNELAKVLAGFSAVVIFALIFSLIESKFILPSHLAQLSVKKTSTNIFAKVQNAAQGGLQWFNLNIYKPVLEFALGYKVASLLGFVAVISLAYGMWSNGAIRSALFPEIPGRYITAVIELEDGAPLPLQRQALLQVEQAMTQVEKGLMEDYPLQEKPVVNLLAWSDGYGEIEVTAELTNESLSLLPGNLLLTRWRESAGQIEGAYSVKFSAAEEPAGGTFLTISSNDRELASRVSEQLADSLASLKGVSDVYDDGQDGLPQVRLVLNQYGQQLGLTQATLAQLAGEAFGEREVHRLLENGQETKVLLQYPRDERRTLAQLKQAIIMLPNGGSVMMGDIAEFRHEQEPQVVYRRDREQVINLYWKQNRDLQSPEKTREQLEETIESLQQQYPSVTIKAGGEFEEIGEVSDGFKSAMILTLLMIYILLAVPLKSYWQPMIIMAVIPFGFAGAIFGHYLMDLPISILSMFGMMAMTGIVINDSLVLITRFNAEYRQGVPLQKALVIAGTSRLRAIFLTTITTVCGLLPLLSETAEQAQYLKPAAVSLVFGELFATAVTLILIPVLLGLFCRKPPQVENLIEQEPREQDALEELTLERS, encoded by the coding sequence ATGAGTTGGATGACAAAATGGTTTATTAATAACCCAGTCGCCGCCAATTTGTTGATGATGGCGATTGTTATCAGTGGTGTGTTGGCGTTTGGGCAGCTGCGAGTCGAGTCGTTTCCACAAATCGCACCTTCATCAATCAGCATTACCGTGGTTTACCCTGGCGGTACTGCGCAACAGATCGATGAGAGCGTGACTCAACGAATCGAAGAGTCGATCAGCGGCATTGCTGGTATCAAACAGATCACCAGCCAATCGAGCGCTGGCGTGTCTAGAGTCGTGGTTCGCAAAACCAGCAGCACTGACTTAGACAAGTTGTTGGATGACATTCGTAATCAAGTAAACGCCATCAACGGCTTTCCAGTGCAAGCCGAAAGGCCACAAGTGGTGCGCAATGAATTTACCAATTTAGCCGCGTTTGTGGTGTTATCAGGGCCAAGAACCGATGACGAGCTGCAACCTATCGCGAAGCAGCTTGAACAAGCGCTAAAGAAGAACCCTCAAATATCAAAGGTATCAAACTGGGGAGCTCGAACACCTCAGTTGGTGATTGAGCCAGTCCCTGACCAACTGAAAGCGTTAGGGCTGAGCTTGGAAGACCTCGCGAGGCTTGTTGAGCAGCGTTCGCTTGAGTCTCGCAGCGGTGAGCTTATCAGTGACAAAGGCCGAATGGTGATTCGTGGTGACGGTTATGCCGATGATTTGCAGAAGCTGAATCAGCTTGTCGTGATTTCGGGAAGCAACGGAAAAATACACTTGGGAGACATCGCCAAGTTAAGTCGTGGCTACCAATACAGTGGCTCGATCGTGCGTAACAACGGCTCCAATGCCATCGCTTTATTGGTCAGCACTAGCCAAACCGACAACCTGCTTAAAGTCAGCGAGGCGATCAGTGAAACACTGGATTCGCAACGGGCGATTCTGCCGTCGGATATAGAGCTGAATACCATGGCTGACATGGCACCTTACATTGAAGAGCAGCTATTTCGTTTGAGCGAAAACGCATGGCAAGGCTTGCTAATTGTACTGATTTTGCTTGGAATATTTCTTGAGATTAGGCTCGCGTTTTGGGTCGCGATGGGGATTCCGATTGCGCTGACAGGGACGCTCGCCGCAATGCAGCTTTTTAACTACAGCATCAACGACATCACCTTGTTTGGGTTTATCTTGGTACTCGGTGTGCTGGTAGACGATGCGGTTGTTGTCGGGGAAGCCATACATGAAAAACGGACGGGAAACGCTGGTCATTCCGGAGTCCAAAATATAAACGGCTCATCTGATATAAACGGTAAAACAGCTGCTTGGCAGGGCGTTCATTCAGTGTCGGTGGCGACTGTATTTGGTGTGCTGACGACCATTGCGGCATTCTCTCCAATGCTCTGGATTAACAATGAGTTAGCCAAGGTACTTGCTGGGTTTTCCGCAGTAGTGATCTTCGCTTTGATCTTCTCGCTTATCGAGAGCAAATTTATTCTGCCGTCTCACTTGGCACAGCTTTCAGTGAAAAAGACATCTACCAATATCTTCGCCAAGGTTCAGAATGCGGCTCAAGGCGGGTTGCAGTGGTTTAATCTCAACATCTACAAGCCAGTATTGGAGTTTGCACTTGGCTACAAAGTTGCGTCCTTACTTGGGTTTGTCGCGGTTATCTCACTGGCTTATGGCATGTGGTCGAACGGTGCAATTCGCAGTGCTCTGTTCCCTGAGATTCCGGGGCGCTACATCACTGCGGTTATTGAGTTGGAAGATGGTGCGCCGTTGCCACTGCAGCGCCAAGCCTTGCTACAAGTAGAGCAAGCAATGACACAGGTAGAAAAAGGCTTAATGGAAGATTATCCCTTGCAAGAAAAGCCCGTGGTGAATCTACTCGCATGGTCTGATGGTTATGGTGAAATTGAAGTCACTGCCGAGCTGACCAATGAATCTTTAAGCTTATTGCCAGGCAATTTATTGCTGACGCGATGGCGAGAGAGTGCAGGGCAAATCGAAGGCGCTTACTCGGTTAAATTCAGTGCAGCAGAGGAGCCTGCTGGTGGCACATTCTTAACGATCTCTTCTAATGATCGTGAGCTTGCATCAAGAGTGAGTGAACAGTTAGCGGATAGTTTGGCTTCGTTGAAAGGTGTTTCAGATGTCTACGATGATGGTCAGGACGGTTTACCGCAAGTTCGTTTGGTGTTGAATCAATATGGTCAGCAATTAGGGTTAACTCAAGCCACGCTAGCTCAACTCGCAGGAGAAGCGTTTGGCGAAAGGGAAGTCCATCGTTTGTTGGAAAATGGGCAAGAGACTAAGGTGCTGCTGCAATATCCGAGAGATGAGCGTAGAACTTTAGCGCAGCTAAAACAAGCCATCATTATGTTGCCGAACGGTGGCAGTGTGATGATGGGCGATATTGCTGAGTTCCGCCACGAGCAAGAGCCGCAAGTGGTTTATCGTCGAGACCGAGAGCAAGTGATTAACCTCTATTGGAAGCAAAACCGTGACCTGCAATCACCAGAGAAAACACGTGAGCAACTTGAAGAGACGATTGAATCTCTGCAGCAACAATATCCAAGCGTAACCATCAAAGCGGGCGGTGAGTTTGAAGAGATAGGGGAAGTATCGGATGGCTTTAAATCCGCAATGATTCTGACTTTGCTGATGATTTACATCTTGTTGGCGGTGCCTTTAAAGTCTTACTGGCAACCAATGATCATCATGGCGGTCATCCCGTTTGGATTCGCAGGCGCGATTTTTGGTCACTACTTGATGGACTTGCCGATCAGCATTCTCTCTATGTTCGGCATGATGGCTATGACGGGGATCGTGATTAACGACTCGTTGGTGCTGATCACGCGTTTTAATGCTGAATATCGACAAGGTGTGCCATTACAGAAAGCGTTAGTGATTGCAGGTACTAGCCGTTTGAGAGCGATCTTCTTAACTACGATTACCACTGTGTGTGGGCTGTTGCCGTTGTTAAGTGAAACTGCGGAACAAGCACAATACTTAAAGCCTGCGGCGGTCTCACTGGTGTTTGGTGAACTATTTGCTACTGCGGTAACGCTGATTTTGATCCCTGTGCTGCTTGGTCTGTTTTGCCGCAAACCGCCTCAGGTTGAAAATCTAATTGAACAAGAACCACGTGAACAAGATGCATTAGAAGAACTCACTTTGGAGCGCTCGTGA
- a CDS encoding sterol desaturase family protein, whose protein sequence is MDFTIDSIGNFLSQTFTETSVILTETWVDDNFLLLALALFIFELIRYAFKKKLSWNMLGDSATNLVTLFFLLVTVFFVGLAYVGAFVYAYENFSLTQLPISGWTILGCLILADLAYYWEHRFLHSNGLAWGTHSVHHSSPYFNISVAYRFGPLDWFFPFFFHLPLILLGFNPFVVLMCETFVQLYQTLLHTETVKRLPRPVEAVFNTPSHHRVHHATNKQYLDKNYAGILIIWDRMFGTFAKEEQEVRYGVFPRINSVNPFKVYFHGYVKLCQQLWHAPNWNYRLQLLIQPPIWAWKRERETK, encoded by the coding sequence ATGGATTTCACTATCGATAGCATTGGGAACTTTCTCTCTCAAACATTCACAGAAACGAGCGTCATCCTGACCGAGACTTGGGTTGATGATAACTTTCTACTGCTTGCTCTGGCTCTGTTTATCTTCGAGCTTATCCGCTATGCCTTTAAGAAAAAGCTAAGTTGGAACATGTTAGGAGACAGCGCGACTAACTTAGTCACCTTGTTCTTCTTATTGGTTACCGTTTTCTTTGTCGGGTTAGCTTATGTTGGTGCGTTTGTTTACGCCTACGAGAACTTCAGCCTAACTCAACTACCGATATCTGGTTGGACAATTCTTGGTTGCTTGATCTTGGCCGATCTCGCGTACTACTGGGAACACAGATTCTTGCACAGTAATGGTTTAGCTTGGGGAACACACTCGGTTCACCATAGTTCGCCTTACTTTAATATCTCGGTTGCTTACAGGTTTGGACCTTTGGATTGGTTCTTCCCATTCTTCTTTCACTTGCCGTTAATTCTGCTCGGCTTTAACCCGTTTGTCGTGCTGATGTGTGAAACCTTTGTGCAGCTATATCAAACGTTATTGCACACCGAAACGGTTAAGCGATTACCTCGCCCTGTTGAGGCCGTTTTCAATACGCCTTCGCACCACAGAGTGCATCACGCGACCAACAAACAGTACCTTGATAAGAACTACGCTGGGATATTGATCATTTGGGATCGTATGTTCGGTACGTTCGCCAAAGAAGAGCAAGAAGTCAGATACGGTGTGTTCCCTAGAATCAACTCTGTGAACCCATTTAAGGTATATTTCCACGGCTACGTTAAACTGTGCCAGCAGTTATGGCACGCGCCAAATTGGAACTACCGACTACAACTTCTTATTCAGCCACCTATCTGGGCTTGGAAAAGAGAACGAGAAACAAAGTAA
- a CDS encoding efflux RND transporter periplasmic adaptor subunit: MKFKKPLSVVVGCAAIFAALIVVDELEPEAAEPIKKQAVMAPVSVLEVTPSQHESTLTVLGLTAARWPIQLKASSSAQLKWLDEGIEPGNLVKKGDVLARLDTSAVDANLAQALGALKQAELELKQAKHEQTVALKMLNPKTSSSFARREPQVLAAKANLQQAKQAYVSAQKLLEESVITAPFDAVIMKRHISPREWVEAGQVTFELAASDSIDVELPISELHWQQVQAALVKPSIRVVSRSGNQWPAKVRYVSPEVDSVTRQRQVVLSVEDPYQNKPRLFPNQQVQAVVNLGLKDDVVSVPLSAMTRDGYVWTLDTEDRLRKESVTLIGQGSQELDIRFNDQSDKARRVVQYPLSSMLIGKQVAPRFNYVHSEAMLAGKSDATQMKESSQ, translated from the coding sequence ATGAAATTTAAAAAGCCACTGTCTGTAGTAGTCGGTTGTGCGGCTATCTTTGCTGCCTTGATTGTCGTGGATGAATTGGAACCCGAGGCAGCAGAGCCTATTAAGAAACAAGCGGTTATGGCACCGGTTTCTGTATTGGAGGTGACTCCCTCACAGCACGAATCGACGTTAACGGTACTCGGCTTAACCGCTGCTCGTTGGCCAATTCAGCTGAAAGCATCGAGTAGCGCGCAATTGAAATGGTTGGATGAAGGCATCGAACCGGGAAATTTAGTCAAAAAAGGTGATGTGTTAGCAAGGCTAGATACTAGCGCCGTCGACGCGAACTTGGCGCAAGCGTTGGGGGCGCTAAAACAAGCGGAGCTGGAATTGAAACAGGCTAAGCATGAACAGACCGTAGCCCTCAAAATGCTTAATCCAAAAACAAGTTCGTCTTTTGCGCGCAGAGAGCCTCAAGTGCTTGCCGCAAAAGCCAACCTGCAACAAGCCAAACAGGCGTATGTGAGTGCGCAGAAGTTGTTGGAGGAATCAGTGATTACTGCCCCCTTTGATGCGGTGATCATGAAGCGTCACATTAGCCCTAGAGAGTGGGTAGAGGCGGGGCAAGTGACCTTTGAATTAGCCGCCAGTGACTCGATTGATGTCGAGCTTCCAATCTCTGAACTGCATTGGCAGCAAGTTCAAGCCGCTTTGGTTAAGCCAAGTATTCGTGTCGTGAGTCGTTCTGGGAATCAATGGCCAGCGAAGGTGCGCTATGTGTCGCCAGAAGTGGATTCGGTGACCCGCCAAAGACAAGTCGTGCTTTCGGTTGAGGATCCTTACCAAAACAAACCAAGGCTTTTCCCTAATCAGCAGGTTCAAGCCGTGGTTAATTTAGGTCTAAAAGATGATGTGGTAAGCGTACCTCTGAGCGCTATGACGCGAGATGGATACGTGTGGACGTTAGACACAGAAGATCGTTTACGAAAAGAGTCGGTAACACTTATCGGGCAAGGCAGCCAAGAGCTTGATATTCGCTTCAACGATCAAAGTGATAAGGCTCGCCGCGTGGTGCAATATCCGCTTTCTTCGATGCTAATTGGTAAACAGGTCGCGCCTAGATTCAATTACGTTCATTCTGAAGCCATGCTCGCCGGCAAATCTGATGCAACACAGATGAAGGAATCAAGCCAATGA
- a CDS encoding ABC transporter six-transmembrane domain-containing protein, with amino-acid sequence MLFKHPISLLTIIRLNPLRVATTWLMVLAENVMLILLPLFIGYAIDGALNQSFQPLMMLAAILFVLVIISVVRRFYDTRVYGAIRVKLANIVERNLRGLSISTKDARLTMSRELVDFLEDDLPALMTAVVQLVATVVILSTFHFSLALCMLFAGLSMLAIYGVFHRTFTRLNGQFNDQVEQQVQLLSGVRLSALRWHFERLKQCEIKLSDTEAIVYGLIFTVLFGAVVGNLWMVSQLIEPTAGQVFSIVTYSQEFVETAVMLPITLQTLSRLTEISQRLNHTSVQQATKEMPYEI; translated from the coding sequence ATGCTATTCAAACATCCCATCTCTCTGCTGACGATTATTCGGCTGAATCCATTAAGGGTCGCTACGACTTGGTTAATGGTTCTGGCTGAAAACGTGATGCTTATTCTGTTGCCACTGTTTATTGGTTACGCTATCGACGGCGCATTAAACCAAAGCTTCCAGCCTTTGATGATGCTGGCCGCGATCCTTTTTGTACTGGTGATCATCAGTGTCGTTCGTCGTTTTTACGATACCCGTGTTTATGGTGCGATTCGGGTAAAACTGGCGAATATCGTTGAGCGTAATTTGCGCGGTTTATCTATTTCGACTAAAGACGCTCGACTCACCATGTCGCGTGAGCTGGTTGATTTTTTAGAAGACGATCTACCTGCTTTGATGACGGCCGTGGTTCAGCTTGTTGCGACTGTGGTGATTCTCTCTACATTCCACTTCTCATTGGCGCTTTGCATGTTGTTTGCTGGGCTGTCGATGCTCGCGATTTATGGCGTGTTCCACCGAACCTTTACTCGGCTTAACGGCCAATTTAACGATCAAGTTGAACAGCAGGTTCAGTTACTAAGCGGTGTTCGCTTGTCAGCGCTTCGTTGGCACTTTGAGCGACTAAAACAGTGTGAAATCAAGCTTTCAGACACCGAAGCGATTGTCTACGGACTGATCTTTACTGTGTTGTTTGGCGCAGTCGTAGGCAATTTGTGGATGGTGAGTCAGCTTATCGAGCCGACCGCTGGACAAGTATTTTCTATCGTTACCTATTCACAGGAGTTTGTTGAAACCGCAGTGATGCTCCCAATTACGCTGCAAACCCTTTCACGTCTCACTGAAATCAGTCAGCGACTTAACCACACCTCTGTCCAACAGGCTACCAAGGAGATGCCTTATGAAATTTAA